The Misgurnus anguillicaudatus chromosome 23, ASM2758022v2, whole genome shotgun sequence sequence CCAGGGCTGTACATTAACTTTTTCTACacatagacccttttactgtttgtacacaatgatgacgtggcagcaTATGCGCGCCTATttaggcaacggaagtatggcaagaatcagcagtgaagcaacacagacagagaaagttattttaaaaagttgactttatcaactttttcaacacagctacagatctgtgtactatagtggagtgcactgtatagaagacgttagcagatggccaaaaataaagttgccagaTACATGTATGCTATTAGTAtgttatattagtgcaaccaaacgcaacaaccagacattttgatgctgggataccgttttaataaactttctgagttgctaaaaCCAATGGAAAACAACACCACTTTCATTGCCGAAATGCGAACTGATTGGCCGGGTGCGTTGTGTTTGAATTACATAAACGGAAATGTGACGCACTATACCATGTTTTGAAAGATGATGTCCCAAAGCAATAGCGAGAGCCAGGAGATACTATTGTATTTACTGCCTTATCAATATGACCCTGAATCTGACCCACAAAACACAGATGGCTAAACTGATCAATCAACTTTACCAGCGTGATGTGAGCAGAatgtaacagattggtaaggtaaggaAACATCGTGTTTGAATCCTCAGTAGGAAATTCATTAAAGCTGCCAtcggcaactctggaggatagagcagtttccaaatgtttacaatgtCATGTCCCTTCCCCACTACCACCGAGCAACCTCCCTTCTCGAGCTCGTCCTCGTCAGCGCGTGTGCACCAGTATTATTTTGAACGCATGCTTAGCAAGAATActtagattacttacataacactccgaaatacaatcaatggttgataaagcacaattacctgtcgagaagaaatgtgccaagctctgcatccagcttgaaccctttaaaatctcgtagattcctccacctttcaaatgctggtccgatattgatcctagCTTTATTACGGTCATGGTCACGGTCGCTTTCTACCTTTTTTCCTTCTTTTCATTTGTTGTTTTCCTAGCTCTGGTTGTTAACCGAGGAATCCGAAGTTTGTTAGTGAATGTTCTCTTCACCATCACGCTGAATTCAAACCAAAACACCTATGAACTTCAGGCGGATGCATGTGATATTGTAATGCGTGCGAGGAGGGGGGTCTGTGGCGCGTGCATgtactgtgattgacaggcagattctacacagccctgcgctgattggaccaaatgaaccggccTGCGCTGATTAGACCAAATGAACCGggagcggtggatttttgcTAAACAAATAACAGGCTCTAGGTGGAGCTTGAAGCGGGTTTTTTCTTAAAAAGTctaatttatgttgttctatcagagcatagtgttggtttctgtgaatatgatcaaaaaataTGATCAAAAAAGTTGCCGACCGCAGCTTTAAATATAAAACCATCATCTACTTGCAGGATGTCAGTCACCAGAACCAGAAGGTAGTTGCAAACTTGGAATTGCTCCACTTTTTAGACAAAGCCTTTGTGTACCTCCAGCCTTGTGGAACTCAATCACTTTTATTTGTCACTTGGTCACAGGCACCAGCTAAATTAATCCATCAACCTGTCAATACATATAATACATAAAATCTCACAAGGTGGTAGACAGAACAGGTTGACAGGGTATTGAGGAAGAAGTACAGCACTATATGAGTGAGTGTAAGTTAAAAAACAAACCCCCAGACTATGGTCCAAAGGGAGTACAGTGTGGGAACATGGAAAAACACCTCAGCAACATAATCACATAGTCAGTACACATTACAACACGAATAACACACGACTTGCAAAAGGGTAGGGGGGAATGGGGTTTGGAGATAACCCAGCGCAGTCATCTGGTCCTGCAGCCATTCCTAGCTGGTCACAGACCCGCCTGTCAGGCTGGTTTGATAAACCAGGGCAGTGTCTAATCCAATCAGCCTGTTATTATGGTTCCGAATAGATAGATATCTTCAATGTCCTCCACAGTAAGAGCCGCCAGACACACAACCCGCCACCTCTCCCACGCGTCCGTCATGTAGCCAGCTGGGAATGTTCCGGCAGGGCAGACAGTTTCCCCCGAACCCAAGCATTTCTTCGAGAAGATGATGTCAATTGCGTTGAGAGACCAGTTGATCAAAACCATGATTTGTATTTTCAAGAGCAGTGCAGAGAAAGTCTTTCAAAGTTAAGACACAAGACTAGACGAGacgagagggagagaaaaatgTGATCAACTTCATTGAGAGTCAAACGAGAACTCCCCCGTTTTTAGAAAGTTGTCCTACAATCGAACAtttgtaaatgttgtaaataaaacctaaccACTGGTGTCTTAATGTTAACTCAACGGAAGGGCAAACAAAGTAGTTTGCCTTTTGCAGGGGAAAACACACAGTGTTGGCATGGCGGCAGCAACAATACTACAGCTCGAATGAAAGTTACACCCCCTATCTTCGCGTATACATTAGCGTGGTGTTATGCAAATGTTCCTTTCAGTGTGACGTTACACTGTGGGGGTGTGTCTGAACGAGTCGTTTTAGGGAGGCTTGGATGAGGCTTCACTTTTATAAAGATCTTTTTGGATTTGAAACTTACATTTTTTGCAACTTTAAAGATCTTTTATGTGCACAGACATCTTTTAACACTTtaaaacaaaggaaaacatgaaatcgTGTCAAATGACTCCTTTAAGTTATTATGTCTGAAAACAAGCACAACTAAAGAACTTCATCACTTACATTAACTTCCCATACAgagcacaaaaaataaaaactattacaaaatatttttacacaaagttttttctttatttgcaaATAATTGAAGTGTGGAGAAACAACACATCTTACACCTCAACACTACACATAAAAGTAGAAGTGGATCTGTGGGCAGACATCACTAAATGAAAGCTCTTAATGAAACACTAAATTTGCAAACTATCAAACAAACTTATACCACAAAACCTTTTTTGTTTCTtccttaagggggtcgcacaccggctgAGTAGCGTCATGCTGCCCCATGTATCTAAAAATCAAACAcaatattttctatgaatgtacaCACACCGGCTCTCCCCTGTGACTCTTGACGCTGCTCAAATCCTTGCCATGCCACagagcaccactcacatagtttaacgttaaataacatcatatttgttcaACTTTCATTTGTTCATAACATCAACTTTCATTCTAgataaaaacacttttaaatctagattaaaaacacatctgtttaactctgcatttactgagtgagcactgtgctgcttatCCCTGCACTTTAAACTCAAGTCACTTTAGTTTTATTCTTTGTAGCACATTTTAAACAgcacatttgtttttattaaaattacttttatttcctttatttttgtttttattgtgattttaattTGTCTCTTGTTTTTACAGATTTTGTTCTCTTAGATTGTTTTCTCAtatctatgtaaagcactttgaattacatctgtgtatgaaatgtgctatacaaataaacttgccttgcatATACTGATAGAGAATCTGAAAGGTTGAGATATTAAACCGACATTCATTTATGAGAATATGAGCTGATGTTTATAATCAGTAAATAAGACACTTAGCACCAACAATTATTAGGCCTAAACTGGTTTATATCAAAGCTTATTTAATAATTCTGTTGCACCAAACTTTAAAcgtgtttaaaaataaacaggtttaaatttaaactgtcattttgATCCAGGTTTAAATCTTACAGTAAATCTAGATTATCCTTAATCCTGTTGCTCTATTACTTTGAACTCTGTTTTAAATCTCAGTGagggattaactttaaacttgcatatgaggatgtttaaatatgtttttttacaattaaatgtctGTCTAAATGATTAGAAACACATACCGCGAGCGTGGTGGCGCTATTCAAAGATGCGTTTATTATAACGTCTCAACAAAGtgagttttaaaattaaactgagatcaacaaaccctagattagctctaaactctgcttaatttaatccttgttggtgcaacccacccttaATAGATGAAAATCAACTTTGTTTTCACAGaattgttttcatttctgtgTTTATGTCTGCTGCTGTTACAGATGAAATAAAACCATCGCAAGTGTATTCGGGAGAATCTGTTGATCTGAAGACTGAAACTGACATAAAGAAAATTGAGAAGATAGAGTGGAGATTTGGAGAAACTCTCATAGCTGAAATCAATCCAGCAAACCAAAACCCCACTACAtatgatggtgatgatgatcTATTCAGAGATAAACTGGATCTGAATcctcagactggagatctcaacaTCAATGACATCAGAGAGGAACACACTGGAGTTTATAAACTGAAGATCATCAGAGATGGAGAAACATCATACAAGAGATTCAGTGTGTTTGTCAGAGGTGAGTAACTCAAATCTTTCAGTGTAATAATCAGGGCTCCTATGTTTCTTGAAAGTCTTGGAAAGTACTTGAATATCAGACATTTGAATTtactctgtgtatgaaatgtgctaaacaaataaacttgccttgtcTACTGATAAAGAATCTGAAAGATTGAGATAATTAACAGAAATTCATTTATGAGAATATGAGCTGATGtttataatcaataaataaaacacttaatagATGAAAATCACCTGAATTGATTTCAtcatttctgtgtttctgtTTCTGTCTGCTGCTGTTACAGATAAAATAAAACCATTGCAAGTGTATGAGGGAGAATCTGTTGATCTGAAGACTGAAGTTAAAGACATAAAGAGAGATGATGTGATAGAGTGGAGATTTAGAGAAACTCTCATAGCTGAAATCAATCCTGCCAACAATATCTTCAGTACAtatgatggtgatgatgatcTATTCAGAGATAAACTGAAGCTGAatcatcagactggagatctcaacaTCAATGACATCAGAAGGGAACATAAAGGAGATTATCGACTGAAGATCATCAGAGGAGGAAAAACATCATATAAGAGATCAATTGTGATTGTCAGAGGTGAGTAACAACACATTTAAACTTTGTGCATCCTTCAAATAAATTTGGTTGGTTTTATAACATTGATTTGATCATACATCACATCATTGGTATGTTATGTAAACAATTAAACACACTGACTGAATAATTATTATAACTAAAATTGATCAACCTGATATTTTATTAAAGTCATTTACCCATTAGATGAATTCACATTGTTAAGAGATTCATAAAATTCATCATCTAGGTGTTATagttgtgtttatatttatatactgaTAGAGAATCTGAAAGATTGAGTTAATAAACAGAAATTAATTTATGAGAATATGAGCTGATGTTTATaatcagtaaataaaacacttaatagATAAAATAATCTGAATTaatttcatttctttctttctgtttctGTCTGCTGCTGTTACAGATGAAATAAAACCATTGCAGGTGGATGAGTGGGAATCTGTTGATCTGGAGACTAAAGTTACTGACATACAGAGATATGATCTGATAGAGTGGAGATTTAACAGAACTCTCATAGCTGAAATCAATCCTGCAAACAAAAGCCCCACTACATCTAATGATGATCTATTCAGAGATAAACTGAAGCTGAATcctcagactggagatctcaacaTCATTGACATCAGAGAGAAACACACTGGAGTTTATAAACTGAAGATCATCAGAGATGGAGAAATCTCATACAAGAGATTCAGTGTGTTTGTCAGAGGTGAGTAACTGAAATATTTAAGTGTAATAATCAGGGCTCCTATGTTTCTTGAAAGTCTTGGAAAGTACATGAATATCAGACACGTGAATTGACCTTTCGCCGGCCCCTCCCCCAAAACGTCCATTGTCCAATCACACATCACAGCAACCGTTACTATGTGAGTATGTCCGACAAACATTAACGCCCTCGGCGTTTGTAAATCGGACACTAGATATGTTACCCCGAGAGATTGTATGGAGGAGTTGTGTTCTTTCCATTCCCAAAGCCGAAAACACTCtagtcttgtttctttcttcataggcctttctcttcttgtcatgcaatccgtagacactttttctcttgcgacccttagacattttgaaaaaacacacGGAGAACGCAAGCTTTAATGAATGGCTGAGGCCATAGCCCACCACAccagagtcctgcaacgggtcGGGTACCCAAGTGTCTCAAACGGGTAgattgtgacattcctaaaattcacgGGCGGGGCCGCGGGCGGATAATTAACTCCGCGCGGGCGGGTAGTAGtgcaaatgaaaatatgtgcaaaatttgtATGTCTAAGGATGCGACACCAAACTTTGAAACACggctgttttttcagccaagcgctttttagctgtgataattaagctgtgagccggttggttgttgtgatacttgtcccgccctttctctactgtgattggacggccgtgtgacaactgacattgacgagcggagcattTCCCCCAACCTTTAATCTCTTTCAACGCGCGGCGCCCAGCGCCGAGCGCGAAAAAAACGCTCCCCGCCGGCTTATTTCAAAAACGGCCGCGGgggtaaaagctttggtgtgcacgccctaattaccattacacgcggaacatatgacatttgacccatcacgtcACCACCACTACAACAGTGCGCGACCAGTTTGTTGATTCTTCTTGTTGCCTAGTTGGAGCGAGCGTTGCAGGACTCTGGCATAAAGTTTTGCTGTTGATAGCCGGAAGCTGAACGTCTTCTCTTAGAAAGCATTTCGAGACGAGACTTAGgagcacagcaggggttgtgtaggtaggttgttctttttctttttcttttttttatgccttttattattattttggatAGCGTGGTAGTAGAGAGTTGACAGGAAAGTGTTGGGTGGAGATGGGGAGCAGGACCGGCAAAGGACCACagagccgggaatcgaacttgGCTTGCCGCAAGCGCACTGGGGCTATATGTCGTCGCACTAACCACATGGCTATTGGCGCTtactttttcttgtttttttattaatatgtctatttctgtatagttatcaggttccatttgtgctgataggctacttaaatggcacaaaacagagcacactttagcctgtttcattagccATTAGCCttcatgacgctgttgtgatgttgagagaggtacgagataaaaaataaagcactttaattggaatgattttagcGTGTGTGATTTATGCGGGTACGGGTCGGGTAACGGGCCAAATATTATCGGGTCCGGGCGGGtgcggatttaattttgatattatcacgggttacgggtcggatctggtgctgaacttAGCGGGTACGGACGGCAAgggtctccaaaaatggacccgtgcaggactctgcaccacacatatacacctgaaaATGCgtatgtgcagaaagcgaacctagggaaaagcacgtacgacggccttatgtcaacatatcatcagaatCTGAtatgtaacgcgttactcccatcactggtcacgagtcattttttggacccaacatccaataggaaaattcaactgcagtagccaccgttcaacctgaagagggcagcactcagacggttttacaccatatattgtagtattgaaacactttatatccaaatgtcaaaaaagttactcaaatcaatgaacaggacaaataaagcatcattcttacacatcattaactaaaaaaagttggtttagggtttagttactctttaatataAACTACAGTTTATCACACTGACTGAATATTTATCAACTCATTTGAAAGTGGATTCTGACCTGagactgatttatgttaaacattcACTGATCTGGAAAGTCACAGCTTTTGACTGCATACAGTATTATGAAAGACAGTCTGAGAGGTTGATATCATGTGATCATGAGATGAAGTTTATTATGAGAATTTGAGCTGGTGTTTATAATGAGGAAATAAGACATCTGACAGAAGTAAAGCAAATAATTGTTCTGCGTTTCTGTTCTGTTTCTTTATATGTGCAGCTTATGCAGGTAAAATGGAGAAAGTCTCAGTGAGTGAGGGGATGTCTTGCACACTGAAGAATAATCTTACTGAAATAAAGAAAGATGATGTGATAGAGTGGACATTTGGAGATGATAAAGCTCTCATAGCTGAAATCAATCCTGCAAACAAAATCTTCAGGATATTTGATGGTGATGATGGTCTATTCAGAGATAAACTGAAGCTGAATcctcagactggagatctcaacaTCAATGACAGCCGTGAGGAACACACTGGAGTTTATAAAGTGAAGAtcatcagaggtaaagaaacctCATATAGAAGATTCAATGTGTCTGTCAGAGGTAAGTGACTGAAATGTTTGAGTGTAATAATGATTTTATGATCATCTGTACTCTGTTGACAGTTCACTGTAGATGTAAGAGTGTTTTATGACTATTAACTTACAGTGAAGATTTTCACACTGTGTTTAACTCTGACTTATCTTCTGTTTAAACCTGATTTTAACTGCAGATCAAGTTTATTATAGCCATTTCAACAATATAATAATACAGTTAACAGGAATGTTCTTTGGAATGCTCACATGTTTCACACAACCATGACAACACaatataacaaaacaaaagacaaaaaggcacaaaaataaataaataacaggaAGTAACAACACTTAACACACCTAGAAAAGTGCATGGTTATAGACAATGCAGCAGTAAGTTCAGTTGTGCCATAAGTACAAGAGAGGTAGACCAGGTTATGATGGTtataaagtaaaccataaagtGCTTAGTGCATGTTCAGGTGGCAAATAGGTTGTAGAtaggtacactgaaaaaaaaaatcctttcaatttacataattttaatgtgtacatcggTCCCACATCATCCGATTGTTTAAAACCAACATAATTTTCCTCAATTAATTTTTACGtgtcagaccaaaacatttaaactattTTAAGTAGTCTAATATAAATATGTTGATTCAAAGTGATATTTCTCTTtactataacacatttattttgtaatgtttaagcagtggtggacgaattacacaaatcgtgtacttgagtaaaagtattactcaagtaaaagtagaagtacttgcttaaaatttttacttgagtaaaagtacaaaagtatctgcctcaaaatgtacttaagtacaaaagtactgtgATTTATTATGTCTGTATCATATTATCACGAAactcaaattatgtgaaataacTCTCTTGGCTAACCAATCAATTAATAAAAGGACATTAATAAATCAGACactgatgtctattaaaattatcataagcctaaaaccttaaaaacaaaaaaaatcctttagcatcaaatgaaataacaggatttgagagcagtaagtctcatttcaagatttatttgttaaataatttatcagtttaagtgtaataaaaacttgacttaagcacaggttcacaatagttttcaaaacattaaatacataacGTTATCTAGAAATCAGTCTCCCTTTCTTTGGCAAATAAAACAAGCCTTACAGAATATAATTTCAGAAACGTTTCATGTGGTTTAGCATGTcatatgtatattgtaatacataattaaatgtttttatatattttggaagcaaaacttttgaaaatattaataacaatctCAGTTAATAGGGATCACTCCAATCCACCCGCCTGTTTAAGCATCATACAGTGCATGGCTagtcaaaatgtcatttatattttacaacagtGTTGATAGTGATTATTTGtcattataaaacgggcagttctggttcttcattctgattggttgaaacgcgttctaagccgtgatcaAATACACTGGTAacctcacggttcagaccgcattacataagaaTCACTgagccactgttgctgcgtactgatttatgaaaataaaaaccacagtctttaatcatatttttaatttgtccaCAATTGCACAAtgaatggcgatatccagataaatgtcaataaatattgttgagtcatctcgtcgataaagagaaaacgttgtctgagaattttataactcaagttcatacgtccgctattatccactgcactgaaaaaaaaatcctttcaatttacgtaattttaatgtgtacatcggTCCCACATAATCCGATTGTGTAAAACCAACATCATTTTCCtcatttaatttttatgtgtcagaccaaaacattttaattgttttaagtagtctaatataaatatgttgactcaaagtgctatttctctttactataacacatttattttgtaatgtttaagtaattttattatgtaaggggactagattttcatctgtaattccaacatgcttttttaatgcatatattatgggattatgtaactctaaagcaatttcattatgtctctggcaccagaataatcacccataattatcaaaatgttatttatttcatttttaaatacaaaatacatttgcattggcataaaaagcagagttttgaacaaatgtttagtgatatttaggcaaaccactgctttcagatcatcaattAATTTAAATCACTACACATTAATTCATTAACAGTCAATAACTATTACAACAATCAGCACATGCAGTACATACATAAAGGGGCAATTTCCCAGACATGTTGTAGATTAAGCCATGACTAGGTtctagttatattaggatattttttacaaaaaagtttacaaacaaacctaccttacaaaaacaacactggagtacatctttagacaaaacaatggcactgatatatgtcaagatatgtcagtgcaatatGTTTTCAAATTAAGGCATTGCAAAAGCCTGGGACTAGGAAAGCCCCATCTGTAAAACtgacccaaatgtttaaaatagttactatcacaatagatttagaagtgctaaaacacaaacactgcattccaaagaGACATGCAAAACAGTGAGaactattattttttaaatggatttacaaACTGGAAAATATCAATCCTTAAGAAAGTCAGAGCTACAGCATTTGTATAAACTGATAATcaaagattcaacaaaaacaaaatacaacaaccatttccaaaattgactctgagcagcaaactgttaatgttttaataagagaaaacacttaaaacagataaataAAGAACATAATGAGCAGCACAGTCTTTCTGATCCTTTCACTGAAAGAAACTGTTCGTTAAAGTTACGCTCAATGCAGTTCCATTAAAATCTTTTggatttcctcaaaaataaagcGGAGATCAGGATAGCTCAGGTTTAAGGCATACATCAGCTCAAACAACATGGCACGATGTTGCAACACCTTCATGCCTTCCAGGACTATACAAAGATCCTCTTCTTCATCACAAGAAGCATGTTGTTTGAGAACACAAATCCCAACAGTGGTGTCTTCAAATGACCTCACTGATGCTGACTTCATCCATGCCCTGTACAAAACAGACCAATTtagttaaagaaacagaaaaaagttactgttacaataaaagtgtcattggaaattagtacaatgcaaacatatataaatgtaagtataccagaggtggaaagtaatgAATTACAttctcacgttactgtaattgagtagtttttttgtgtatttttacttttttgagtagtttttaaaatctgtacttttacttttacttaaaggaacagtatgtaagaaatgtgtatcaattaatcataaaatggccctgatatgtcactagacattaagaaatcattatcatttcaaatacttatatcactgacaacggTGGTCTGatcaggatattgtcatttaaaaagtggagttgcagccctcaactgatgtttatgttgtcattttgtgtattgaccactagttgtgtgattgcagtaccacttttagccacaagttttgttattgcaataccagttttggccacaatcctacatactgttcctttaagtatgttttatttaaagtattgtacttcgctacattttaaatcatatccctTACTGagtaaaacaatattttaaaaagcaaggtgataaagacgcgcaacggatgtaaatgggcggggcctGAGGGAACGCGCTTAaggaaccatggagacggacgagacaggcgcgcgctaatgcagacccacctcagttcaaatcttatgaaagaaacccctggtcatatttaagcgaccactttccactgacacgaagtgagtgtttcatttctatgaaacactcaaaaaaaaaagtgttgactttaattaattttttttcgtCAACAGGTTCcacataatttaattatttaagttgaaaacaaatattttaaggTTTTCCAATGTAATAGGGTTGTTTTAGGgacaagtaatttttttaagtttagccAACTATTATCACTAATTTTCACCCAACAAAAGACATTTCAGTTCAATTAACTAAAATCAGTTATGTTCT is a genomic window containing:
- the LOC141359624 gene encoding uncharacterized protein, encoding MSAAVTDEIKPSQVYSGESVDLKTETDIKKIEKIEWRFGETLIAEINPANQNPTTYDGDDDLFRDKLDLNPQTGDLNINDIREEHTGVYKLKIIRDGETSYKRFSVFVRDKIKPLQVYEGESVDLKTEVKDIKRDDVIEWRFRETLIAEINPANNIFSTYDGDDDLFRDKLKLNHQTGDLNINDIRREHKGDYRLKIIRGGKTSYKRSIVIVRDEIKPLQVDEWESVDLETKVTDIQRYDLIEWRFNRTLIAEINPANKSPTTSNDDLFRDKLKLNPQTGDLNIIDIREKHTGVYKLKIIRDGEISYKRFSVFVRAYAGKMEKVSVSEGMSCTLKNNLTEIKKDDVIEWTFGDDKALIAEINPANKIFRIFDGDDGLFRDKLKLNPQTGDLNINDSREEHTGVYKVKIIRVHCRCKSVL